The Deltaproteobacteria bacterium region TCGAGAACTGTTAAAGAAACCGGACCGTCTTGGGTTGTCGGTTGAATAGACCACTCATCAACTCATCGGCAACCAAGTTTACTCAAGGGCACCTCTAAAAACTCCGTTTGTCATCCTGAACACATTCGCTTTGCTCAGTGTAAATTCCGTGAAAGACCTACTTGATGGGAGTGGTGGAAAATGCATTTTTCATGGTTGTCATCCTGAACACATTTGCTTCGCTCAGTGTAAACTCCGTGAAGGATCTACTTGATAATATTGGATTCTTCGCGGAGTTTATCCTGAGCCCGAACAGATTCTTCGCTTCGCTCAGAATGACAAAGCGAAGGGATCAGAATGACAATTTGAAAATTTCAGCATTTTCCACTACTCCCTTGATAACAAAGTGGATTCGGAGCGTGGCGAGGAATGACAAATTGTGTTTTCATAGGTTTTTAGAGGTATCCTTACCTTCTTTTTCTCTGTCGCCCCTCTCGGTAGCGCAGAAGGGCTTCACGAGAGGTTAGCCAAATTCTTCCCTCTTTGTGAGCTTCCAGTTTTCCTTGCCGTATCAGCAGATTTAAATATTTTTGTGAATGGTGACTTCCTTTGGCAATTTCAGACAGAGGCAGAAATTTCTCCCGTTTTTTTGATGTGGGTGTCAAAACTTTAAGATAGATATTGAGAGCGCGTTCCACCGATTGAGCAATAAATTGCACCAACAAAGCCGGTTTCCCCTGATCTGCCTCACTCAAAACCCTATAATACTTTTTACGGTCGTTTTTGAGAATCACAACCAGCGGATAGCCCGCCTTCATAAGGAGTACATTCATTGCAAGTCTTGCTGTTCTGCCATTTCCATCCAAGAAAGGATGAATATGCACCAATCGATGATGAAATAGAGCGGCCAGTTCGACAACATGAAATTTTTTTTGATTTTTTTGAAACCATTGCATCAATTCTCGCATCAGCATGGGAACATCCAAAGCATCGGGTGGTGTATGATCGGCCCCACCGATAATAACATTGCTTTCCCGGTACCTGCCCGCCCATTCCTCTTCGGTTTCTCTTGTCACCAATTGATGCAAAGTCCGAATGAGGTGTTCGGAGATCGTCTCTCTCTTTTTATATTCCACAAGTTCATAGAGATATTCCAAAGCGGCGTGATGGTCCTTGGCCTCCAGATGATCTTTTAATGATTTCCCCTTGATTGTGAGCCCTTCGTTGATTACGAGAAAGGTCTCTTTGAGTGTCAGACTATTCCCTTCAATGGCATTGGAGTTATAGGTCATCTCAATTTTGAAATGATCCCGCAGTTTTTCTATGGCTGAACGGGGCAAGGGACGAAGCGCATTGAGAAAGTCGAGTTTTCTTTCGAGCAAATCCTTCAGGGTTTTCGACAATAAAGCCATAATATGGTGTGACCTCAAAAATACACCTATACCATATTAATGAAAGTCACAACTATTTTTTGGCATGCTATTTGAATTCGGGAAAGAGGGTCCGGTTTTCGGGAACCCGATGCTGATATTTTGTATTTATCCGAACA contains the following coding sequences:
- a CDS encoding Fic family protein — encoded protein: MALLSKTLKDLLERKLDFLNALRPLPRSAIEKLRDHFKIEMTYNSNAIEGNSLTLKETFLVINEGLTIKGKSLKDHLEAKDHHAALEYLYELVEYKKRETISEHLIRTLHQLVTRETEEEWAGRYRESNVIIGGADHTPPDALDVPMLMRELMQWFQKNQKKFHVVELAALFHHRLVHIHPFLDGNGRTARLAMNVLLMKAGYPLVVILKNDRKKYYRVLSEADQGKPALLVQFIAQSVERALNIYLKVLTPTSKKREKFLPLSEIAKGSHHSQKYLNLLIRQGKLEAHKEGRIWLTSREALLRYREGRQRKRR